A stretch of Acropora muricata isolate sample 2 chromosome 7, ASM3666990v1, whole genome shotgun sequence DNA encodes these proteins:
- the LOC136923520 gene encoding uncharacterized protein — MDVGGLGRYNQNEASQSSVFHNSKQLNSNRNICSVFITLKSVSSMPSHCCVPECTQRGYQSNDGGKVSFFNFPKALIKRKQWIHAIQRDEGKELQINEKTNVCSLHFKSTDLKKSLNGRIHPLPDAVPSKFKWKDSPKKRKPPKERIPLSKPATPSTTTTQVQVEVETSTTAPVTVQEELNAALERVKVLEQHLFNIQNELLQSQKSAEMLENKNQALKKTTADLTSENALLSSKLFNVDRFTKDEDVAFYKGFPSRNAFSSILEFLNPGTNCENIRSCEKNNTEVPDDFYEDEFEPQVNVKARQRKIKPEDQFFLVMCRLRRGFSVQHLAHLYGVSQSTISPIFIPWINFLYLKLGQICIWPSREVVSSTMPSEFKEKYPTTRVIIDCTEVRCEMPSSLLLNSELFSSYKNHVTLKALVGISPGGAITFISQLYTGSISDREIVMRSGLLSQQFDDKDSVMADKGFQIQDLLPLGVSLNIPPFLGGDSQMSEEDVIKTQQISSLRIHVERAINKIKNYHIWDTVIPLSAFGVVKQMWSVCAFMCNIQNPLISE, encoded by the coding sequence ATGGACGTGGGAGGACTGGGCCGATACAATCAAAACGAGGCTAGTCAGTCGTCTGTATTTCACAATTCGAAACAGCTGAATAGCAATCGTAATATTTGTAGTGTTTTCATTACTTTAAAAAGTGTTTCATCCATGCCTTCGCATTGCTGTGTGCCAGAATGTACACAAAGAGGCTATCAATCCAATGATGGAGGAAAAGTTTCCTTTTTTAACTTCCCCAAGGCGCTCATAAAGCGAAAACAGTGGATACACGCCATACAGCGCGACGAAGGAAAAGAATTACAAATCAACGAGAAAACCAACGTTTGTTCTCTTCATTTTAAGTCAACTGACCTAAAGAAGTCTTTAAATGGACGAATACATCCTTTACCAGACGCTGTGCCCTCGAAATTCAAATGGAAAGACTCTCCAAAAAAACGAAAGCCTCCAAAGGAACGAATACCTTTGTCCAAACCAGCGACgccatcaacaacaacaactcaaGTACAAGTCGAGGTTGAAACTTCCACGACTGCCCCAGTAACTGTTCAAGAGGAACTGAATGCAGCGTTGGAACGCGTGAAAGTACTTGAACAACATCTCTTCAATATTCAGAACGAACTCCTACAATCACAAAAGAGTGCAGAGatgcttgaaaataaaaaccaaGCTTTAAAGAAAACTACAGCTGATCTGACAAGTGAGAATGCCTTGTTGTCATCGAAGTTGTTTAACGTTGATCGTTTCACTAAAGATGAAGATGTAGCATTTTATAAAGGCTTCCCAAGTCGCAATgctttttcatcaattttggAGTTTCTAAATCCTGGCACCAATTGTGAAAACATTCGTTCTTGTGAAAAGAACAATACAGAAGTACCAGATGATTTTTATGAGGACGAATTTGAACCTCAAGTGAATGTAAAAGCACGTCAACGAAAAATCAAGCCTGAGGATCAATTCTTCCTTGTCATGTGTCGTCTGAGAAGAGGGTTTTCTGTCCAACATCTAGCTCATTTATATGGTGTATCACAGTCCACAATCAGTCCCATTTTTATACCCTGGATTAATTTTTTGTACCTAAAGCTGGGGCAGATATGCATTTGGCCATCACGTGAAGTAGTATCATCAACAATGCCATCAGAATTTAAGGAGAAATATCCAACAACACGTGTCATCATTGACTGTACAGAGGTGCGTTGTGAAATGCCTAGTAGTCTGCTCCTTAATTCTGAGCTATTCAGCTCTTACAAGAACCATGTGACATTGAAGGCTTTAGTTGGGATTTCACCAGGTGGAGCAATCACTTTTATTAGCCAATTATACACTGGTAGCATATCTGACCGTGAAATTGTAATGCGAAGTGGCTTGCTATCACAGCAATTTGATGATAAAGATTCAGTGATGGCAGACAAGGGGTTCCAGATCCAAGATCTCTTACCACTGGGAGTGTCATTAAACATTCCCCCATTTCTGGGGGGTGACTCTCAAATGTCAGAGGAAGATGTCATCAAGACTCAGCAAATTTCAAGCCTCAGAATACACGTGGAGAGAGccatcaataaaattaaaaattatcacATCTGGGACACTGTAATCCCACTGAGTGCATTTGGTGTTGTCAAACAGATGTGGAGTGTGTGTGCTTTTATGTGTAACATTCAAAACCCTCTTATATCTGAGTAA